One part of the Rutidosis leptorrhynchoides isolate AG116_Rl617_1_P2 chromosome 1, CSIRO_AGI_Rlap_v1, whole genome shotgun sequence genome encodes these proteins:
- the LOC139854846 gene encoding uncharacterized protein, whose protein sequence is MSLIREIKNKLTPAQTKIFRETCFGHWLDIKCDDNDPGYIHCLLMNQTDSPKKFVINGREICEEPEELWFRVTRDHVIRCGRCEFCLVTRMRFGPVTSFIDWIGQERSDFDHSVSSRVFIKRHSGQRHLSEFHDAFFKDELKGTDKDKVIVAIALIINLCFLGKQLRDSVNDDMLLLLEDFELMNKYPWGSFLWTKLYNSLHHVLVPYKERVADKTRKGVMTYHLSGFTWAFKMWIWEAYKHRIEAYAFKPESEGIPRGIHWKRKKKVMGWNEYVELMQLPDDIPDEERPLNRLRPTKTEVKCEWWVASVNYFKNPDAKVPVKKVDDPKKFDDETKKELTDMIKNLTKRLDDQENKHAKEIKEMSDRVEAGIRVTRETLKIVQSLYEDGGFIGGYVSDVEVQTTKKDMFDNVKVASPIYVRRSKRDH, encoded by the exons ATGTCTCTTATAAGGGAGATTAAGAACAAACTCACTCCGGCTCAGACAAAGATTTTCAGAGAAACGTGTTTCGGTCATTGGTTAGATATAAAGTGTGATGACAATGATCCGggatacatacattgcttattaatGAATCAGACTGACAGTCCGAAAAAGTTTGTAATCAACGGACGCGAAATATGTGAGGAGCCAGAAGAGCTATGGTTTCGAGTTACCCGAGACCATGTCATTAGATGTGGTAGATGTGAGTTTTGCTTGGTTACCAGGATGCGGTTTGGTCCAGTTACATCTTTTATAGATTGGATAGGTCAAGAGAGGTCGGATTTTGACCACTCGGTTTCATCTCGTGTTTTTATTAAACGACATAGTGGTCAACGTCATCTTTCGGAGTTTCACGACGCCTTTTTTAAAGATGAGTTGAAAGGAACTGACAAGGATAAGGTCATAGTCGCCATTGCGTTGATAATTAACTTATGCTTCCTTGGGAAGCAGTTGCGGGATAGCGTAAACGATGACATGCTTCTTTTATTAGAGGACTTTGAGTTGATGAACAAGTATCCGTGGGGTTCTTTCTTATGGACCAAACTTTACAATAGTTTGCATCACGTGTTAGTACCTTATAAAGAGAGGGTAGCAGATAAAACCCGGAAGGGGGTAATGACATACCATTTGAGCGGCTTCACTTGGGCGTTTAAG ATGTGGATATGGGAGGCATACAAACACCGAATAGAAGCATATGCTTTCAAGCCGGAAAGTGAAGGCATACCTCGTGGAATCCACTGGAAACGGAAGAAGAAAGTCATGGGCTGGAATGAGTACGTTGAGTTGATGCAACTCCCG GATGATATCCCCGACGAAGAACGACCTCTCAATCGTTTGAGGCCCACCAAGACAGAGGTTAAGTGTGAGTGGTGGGTTGCTAGTGTAAACTATTTCAAGAACCCCGATGCTAAAGTACCGGTGAAGAAAGTTGATGATCCGAAGAAATTTGATGATGAGACGAAGAAGGAGTTGACGGATATGATTAAGAATTTGACAAAGAGATTAGATGATCAGGAAAACAAACATGCCAAGGAGATTAAGGAGATGAGTGATCGGGTTGAGGCTGGCATCCGTGTTACACGTGAGACACTAAAGATAGTGCAGAGTTTATAT GAAGATGGTGGTTTCATTGGTGGATATGTGTCAGATGTTGAAGTTCAGACAACCAAGAAAGATATGTTTGATAATGTGAAGGTTGCTTCACCGATTTATGTGAGGAGAAGCAAAAGGGACCATTGA